Sequence from the Phalacrocorax carbo chromosome 8, bPhaCar2.1, whole genome shotgun sequence genome:
GCAGAACTATTTATTGTCTCCTCTATATGTGCTATTTAATGCCGGCAGCGTGCAAATAAAGGCTGAGCCCCGGGCATGGTCCTTGCTCTGTTCCCAGCCAGGGTGGCGGGGACGTCGGTTCAGGGGACAAAGGGGTGCGGGTGGGGACGGAGGCGCACCCACGGGTGTCCCAAGGGGTGATGCTCAGCTGTGCGGGCATCTCTCAGCCCCAGCGCAGTGGGCAAAGCACCAGTGCACCCagtgcagcagggcaggaacaACTGGGAGGCAATGCAGAgggtggcagggcagggggctgccccacagccccagccctgggggcgaccagccccagcacccgCAGCATCCCACCACCCACACCTTTCCCACGCTCTGACCCTCCTCGGGCACCCACGTTCCACGGAcccagcgccccctgctggggctgccccacgtgccctgccagcacccacgGGTGCTCTGGGGCAGCTGCACCCCTCACCGGACCACGGCTCttgtggggggcagggggtgcccagagcagctgatgcccaaggtggggggtgggggtgtcagGGATTTgtcaccccccctccccagcacatgGATGTGGCTATTCCTTGTGCCCCCCATGTCACACCCAGATGCCCTCCAGCACCCACACGTGGGAAGGGAAATGTGTtgtccccacccccaccagGGGTGACACCAGCCTTTGGGGGCTCCTCTGGGACACGCTGTGCAGCTGGGGTGCAGATCCACTCCTGGGGACCACGTGCCACCGTGcatgtcccccccccagcttcACCCCACCATTGGGCCCACGGAAGATTTCAGGAGGGCCCAGCAGTGTGGGggttccccctgcccccctccccatggcAGGAGGGCCACggccctgcagcagccacactctgccttcccccaccccagctcctgctgctccacAGGGTTTGCCCATAATTGGGCTGTTTGTCCttaaaacccaccccaaacccaaacccagcagccgcagccccccacACGCCCCCAGGGGAGCAGGACGCAGGGGGAGCCGGTGCCTTTCCCACTTTTTATTGCAACAGCAAAAGTGGCAAAAAACAGCAAGAGCCggtgcagggagcagagctgcctgaTCCCCCCTGGCCCTGTGGGGCTGCGCAGCCTGGGGACCTCCCGGGATGCCGGGGATTCCCCAAAGAGCTGGGGTTCCCTAGGGATTTGGGGGTCTCCCAAGGAGCTGGGGCCTGCTTGGAGACCTGGGGATCCCCCAGGGCACTGAGCACCCCCAGGGATTTGGGgatccccaggagctggggagccCACAGAGAGCTAAGAATCCCCAGAGACTTGGGGACCCCCAGCAGCCTGGGAGCCCATGAGAGCTGGGGAGCGCTCAGAGATTTGGGgatccccaggagctggggagccTCTGGGAGCGGGAGACTCCGGAGGGAGCTGAGCATCCCCGGGGATTTGGGGATCCCTCGAGGAGCTGGTGCTCCCCAGGGATTTGGTCATCCCCAAGAGCTGGGGACCCGCCAAGGCgctgagcatccctggggaCTTGGGGATCCCCAGGAACCAAGGAGCCCAGTTTCCCCCGAGGGACCGGGGTGCAGCTGGGAAGCGGGAGCGCgagcagcacagaagcagcaggaggccCCCCCGTTACTCAGCCTCGACAGGGATGGGGTTCACCTGACCCCCCACCTCCACCGGCTGCTTTTTGCGGGCAtcggcggggggccggggcggggggttgCTGGGTGGCTGCTTGATGGTGTCCCCCACGTGCGGCCGCTCCCGGGGCTTCTGCTCGATGGGTCTCCACTCCTCCCCACgcactgctgcctgcaaagCCGGGGGGCCGTCAGGGGGGGGTCCCTCCTCTAGCTgggcccccagcaccccaaagttGCTCTGCACTCACCAGCAGGTAGATGCCACTCGCGATGCCCAGGCAGACGGTGCCCAGAATGGTGGAGAGGAGGAAACCAGCAGGGACGGCCAGGCTGTGTGAGAGACTGGGGGTTCAGGGGGAACCTGGGGGGGTCTGCACCCCCGCCCTGACCCCACACCCCACTTACACAGCGTGCAGGATGGCTCGGATGTAGTAATTCCTCGTGAGGGGCCCAAACAGCTTCACCACCGCTGTCATGTACTTCTGGCCGCTGCAGAGCGACACTGGGGGGGTCAGAGGTAGTGTCCACCCCCAAACGGGGCACCCAACCCCGAGGGGCACCCATCCCCACGCTGTCCCTGCATGG
This genomic interval carries:
- the LOC135314820 gene encoding cytochrome b-245 light chain isoform X3, translating into MGQIEWAMWANEQALAAGLTWQASWSACSSTPGASGKRAPPWRDVSLCSGQKYMTAVVKLFGPLTRNYYIRAILHAVLAVPAGFLLSTILGTVCLGIASGIYLLAAVRGEEWRPIEQKPRERPHVGDTIKQPPSNPPPRPPADARKKQPVEVGGQVNPIPVEAE
- the LOC135314820 gene encoding uncharacterized protein LOC135314820 isoform X1, producing the protein MGQIEWAMWANEQALAAGLIMLTGGIVAVAGQFKGWYFAAYAIVAGVLVCLLEYPRSKRKKGSTMERCVALQRPEVHDSGGEAVWAPHEELLHPSHPARCPGRPCWFPPLHHSGHRLPGHREWHLPAGSSAWGGVETHRAEAPGAAARGGHHQAATQQPPAPAPRRCPQKAAGGGGGSGEPHPCRG
- the LOC135314820 gene encoding cytochrome b-245 light chain isoform X2, translated to MGQIEWAMWANEQALAAGLIMLTGGIVAVAGQFKGWYFAAYAIVAGVLVCLLEYPRSKRKKGSTMERCGQKYMTAVVKLFGPLTRNYYIRAILHAVLAVPAGFLLSTILGTVCLGIASGIYLLAAVRGEEWRPIEQKPRERPHVGDTIKQPPSNPPPRPPADARKKQPVEVGGQVNPIPVEAE